In Agromyces sp. 3263, a single genomic region encodes these proteins:
- the rpsM gene encoding 30S ribosomal protein S13 has protein sequence MARLAGVDIPREKRVEIALTYIYGVGRTRALQTLAETGISGDIRVKDLSDDQLVALRDYIEGNFKVEGDLRREVAADIRRKVEIGSYEGLRHRRGLPVRGQRTKTNARTRKGPKRTVAGKKKPGRK, from the coding sequence ATGGCACGTCTGGCAGGAGTCGACATCCCGCGCGAGAAGCGCGTGGAGATCGCACTGACCTACATCTACGGCGTCGGGCGCACCCGTGCGCTGCAGACGCTCGCGGAGACCGGCATCAGCGGAGACATCCGCGTGAAGGACCTCAGCGACGACCAGCTCGTCGCGCTCCGCGACTACATCGAGGGCAACTTCAAGGTCGAGGGTGACCTCCGCCGTGAAGTGGCCGCCGACATCCGCCGCAAGGTCGAGATCGGATCCTACGAGGGCCTGCGCCACCGTCGCGGCCTCCCGGTCCGCGGCCAGCGCACCAAGACCAACGCTCGTACCCGCAAGGGCCCGAAGCGCACCGTTGCCGGCAAGAAGAAGCCCGGCCGCAAGTAA
- the glmM gene encoding phosphoglucosamine mutase: MPRLFGTDGVRGLANRDLTADLALGLAQAAAAVLTQGRHADELRATGRRPVAVVARDPRVSGEFLIAAVAAGLASSGVDVLDAGVIPTPATAFLIDSIGADFGVMISASHNPAPDNGIKFFSFGGTKLPDEVEDRIESHLGKPKLAPIGDGVGRIRRFSDAEDRYVVHLLGTLPNRLDGLHVVLDCAHGAAAGVSPETFRDAGATVTVIGADPDGMNINDGVGSTHLGLLQAAVREHGADLGIAHDGDADRCLAVDADGNVVDGDQIMAILAVSMHERGTLTDDTLVVTVMSNLGLRRAMAERGIRVIETKVGDRYVLEALGAEKLALGGEQSGHVIMTEFATTGDGVLTGLHLAAEMARTGRTLAELASVMTVYPQVLVNVRGVDHHGLHDDAQVAAAVADAEAELGDTGRVLLRPSGTEPMVRVMVEAADQDTAERHAAALAEVVRERLTA, translated from the coding sequence ATGCCCCGGCTCTTCGGAACCGACGGGGTCCGGGGCCTCGCCAACCGTGATCTCACGGCTGACCTGGCCCTGGGCCTCGCCCAGGCGGCGGCCGCCGTCCTCACGCAGGGGCGGCACGCCGACGAACTGCGCGCCACCGGTCGACGGCCGGTCGCCGTGGTGGCGCGCGACCCGCGCGTCTCGGGCGAGTTCCTCATCGCCGCGGTCGCGGCCGGACTCGCCAGCTCCGGGGTCGACGTGCTCGACGCCGGGGTCATCCCGACGCCGGCGACCGCCTTCCTGATCGACTCGATCGGCGCGGACTTCGGCGTGATGATCTCCGCCTCGCACAATCCGGCCCCCGACAACGGGATCAAGTTCTTCTCGTTCGGCGGCACGAAGCTCCCCGATGAGGTCGAGGACCGCATCGAGTCCCACCTCGGCAAGCCGAAGCTGGCCCCGATCGGCGACGGCGTCGGCCGCATCCGCCGGTTCTCCGACGCCGAGGACCGCTACGTGGTCCACCTGCTCGGCACCCTCCCCAACCGTCTCGACGGCCTGCACGTGGTGCTCGACTGCGCCCACGGCGCTGCCGCCGGCGTCTCGCCCGAGACCTTCCGTGATGCGGGCGCGACCGTGACCGTGATCGGTGCCGATCCTGACGGCATGAACATCAACGACGGTGTCGGCTCCACGCATCTCGGCCTGCTGCAGGCCGCGGTGCGAGAGCACGGCGCGGACCTCGGCATCGCCCACGACGGCGACGCCGATCGCTGTCTCGCCGTCGATGCCGACGGCAACGTGGTCGACGGCGACCAGATCATGGCGATCCTGGCCGTGTCGATGCACGAACGCGGCACCCTCACCGACGACACGCTCGTCGTCACGGTGATGTCGAACCTCGGTCTGCGGCGCGCGATGGCCGAACGCGGCATCCGGGTCATCGAGACCAAGGTCGGCGATCGCTACGTGCTCGAAGCGCTCGGAGCCGAGAAGCTCGCCCTCGGCGGCGAGCAGTCGGGCCACGTCATCATGACCGAGTTCGCGACGACGGGCGACGGCGTGCTGACCGGCCTGCACCTCGCCGCCGAGATGGCTCGCACGGGGCGTACCCTCGCCGAGCTGGCGTCGGTCATGACCGTGTACCCGCAGGTGCTCGTGAACGTGCGCGGGGTCGACCACCACGGGCTCCACGACGACGCGCAGGTCGCGGCGGCGGTCGCGGACGCGGAGGCCGAGCTCGGCGACACGGGTCGCGTGCTGCTGCGCCCGTCGGGCACCGAGCCGATGGTCCGGGTCATGGTCGAGGCCGCTGACCAGGACACGGCCGAGCGTCACGCCGCCGCACTGGCCGAGGTCGTGCGCGAGCGACTCACGGCCTGA
- a CDS encoding DNA-directed RNA polymerase subunit alpha, with translation MLIAQRPTLTEENISEFRSRFVIEPLEPGFGYTLGNSLRRTLLSSIPGAAVTSIRIDGVLHEFSTVPGVKEDVTEIILNIKNLVVSSEHDEPITAYLRKQGAGEVTAADISAPAGVEVHNPELVIATLNDSAKFELELTIERGRGYVSASQNRNEYSEAGQIPVDSIYSPVLKVTYRVEATRAGERTDFDRLVVDVESKPAITPRDAIASAGRTLTELFGLARELNVAAEGIEIGPAPVDAVLSSELSIPIEDLDLSVRSYNCLKREGINTVSELVALSESQLMNIRNFGQKSVDEVKDKLTEMGLSLKDSVPGFDGAHFYTGFDDEN, from the coding sequence GTGCTGATCGCACAGCGCCCGACGCTCACCGAAGAGAACATCTCGGAGTTCCGTTCGCGTTTCGTGATCGAGCCCCTCGAGCCGGGCTTCGGTTACACCCTGGGCAACTCGCTCCGTCGCACCCTCCTCTCCTCGATCCCCGGCGCAGCCGTGACGAGCATCCGCATCGACGGCGTGCTCCACGAGTTCTCGACCGTTCCGGGCGTGAAGGAGGATGTCACCGAGATCATCCTCAACATCAAGAACCTCGTCGTCTCGAGCGAGCACGACGAGCCCATCACCGCCTACCTGCGCAAGCAGGGCGCCGGTGAGGTCACGGCCGCTGACATCTCCGCTCCGGCCGGTGTCGAGGTGCACAACCCCGAGCTCGTGATCGCCACGCTCAACGACTCGGCGAAGTTCGAGCTCGAGCTCACGATCGAGCGCGGCCGCGGCTACGTGTCGGCCAGCCAGAACCGCAACGAGTACTCCGAGGCGGGCCAGATCCCGGTCGACTCGATCTACTCGCCGGTGCTCAAGGTCACCTACCGCGTCGAGGCCACCCGTGCCGGCGAGCGCACCGACTTCGACCGCCTCGTGGTCGACGTCGAGTCGAAGCCGGCCATCACCCCGCGCGACGCCATCGCCTCGGCGGGTCGCACGCTCACCGAGCTGTTCGGCCTCGCCCGCGAGCTGAACGTCGCGGCCGAGGGCATCGAGATCGGCCCCGCGCCGGTCGACGCCGTGCTCTCCAGCGAGCTCTCGATCCCCATCGAGGACCTCGACCTGTCGGTGCGCAGCTACAACTGCCTGAAGCGCGAGGGCATCAACACGGTGTCGGAGCTCGTCGCCCTGTCGGAGTCGCAGCTCATGAACATCCGCAACTTCGGCCAGAAGTCGGTGGATGAGGTCAAGGACAAGCTCACCGAGATGGGTCTTTCCCTGAAGGACTCCGTGCCCGGATTCGACGGCGCCCACTTCTACACGGGCTTCGACGACGAGAACTAG
- the infA gene encoding translation initiation factor IF-1, translating into MAKKDGVIEIEGSVIEALPNAMFRVELTNGHKVLAHISGKMRQHYIRILPEDRVIVELSPYDLTRGRIVYRYK; encoded by the coding sequence ATGGCCAAGAAAGACGGCGTCATCGAGATCGAAGGCTCGGTCATCGAGGCACTCCCCAACGCGATGTTCCGGGTGGAACTCACGAACGGGCACAAGGTCCTTGCGCACATCTCCGGAAAGATGCGCCAGCACTACATCCGCATCCTCCCCGAGGACCGCGTGATCGTCGAGCTGAGCCCATACGACCTGACGCGCGGGCGAATCGTCTACCGCTACAAGTAA
- the rplM gene encoding 50S ribosomal protein L13: MTRTYTPKSNEIQRDWVVIDATDIVLGRLASHSAALLRGKHKAIFANHVDTGDFVIIVNADKVALTGQKLEQKKAYRHSGYPGGLKAVSYAELLEKNPVRAVEKAIRGMLPKNSLGRAQLKKLKVYAGPEHPHAAQQPKPYTLTQVAQ; this comes from the coding sequence GTGACGCGCACCTACACTCCCAAGTCGAACGAGATCCAGCGTGACTGGGTCGTCATCGACGCCACCGACATCGTGCTCGGCCGCCTCGCCAGCCACTCGGCTGCGCTCCTGCGCGGCAAGCACAAGGCGATCTTCGCGAACCACGTCGACACCGGTGACTTCGTCATCATCGTGAACGCCGACAAGGTGGCCCTCACCGGCCAGAAGCTCGAGCAGAAGAAGGCCTACCGCCACTCGGGCTACCCGGGCGGCCTGAAGGCCGTCAGCTACGCCGAGCTCCTCGAGAAGAACCCCGTCCGGGCCGTCGAGAAGGCGATCCGCGGCATGCTCCCGAAGAACTCCCTCGGTCGCGCCCAGCTCAAGAAGCTCAAGGTCTACGCCGGCCCCGAGCACCCCCACGCGGCGCAGCAGCCCAAGCCGTACACCCTCACCCAGGTCGCCCAGTAA
- the truA gene encoding tRNA pseudouridine(38-40) synthase TruA produces the protein MPEYETVVDETDAAASVVRVRLGIAYDGTDFNGWSRQPGLRTVQGVLEEALATLFRRTGAVPRLTVAGRTDAGVHALGQVAHLDVPEAVLAAVARPRRGHDGDATPEQTLARRLTGILGADADVVVTHAERAPAGFDARFSAIWRRYEYRVADAASQRDPLERRRTAGRPKRLDERAMDAAAGSLVGLHDFAAFCRPREGATTIRTLQSYRWSRASDGVLVATLQADAFCHSMVRALVGACVAVGEGRLDEAQPEALLHAAERTSAFTVMPAKGLVLTEVGYPDDAELEARAAQTRRRRELHTEGIVG, from the coding sequence ATGCCCGAGTACGAGACCGTCGTCGATGAGACGGATGCCGCGGCATCCGTCGTGCGCGTACGCCTCGGCATCGCCTACGACGGCACCGACTTCAACGGCTGGAGCCGGCAGCCGGGCCTCCGCACCGTGCAGGGCGTCCTCGAGGAGGCGCTCGCGACGCTCTTCCGACGCACGGGCGCCGTGCCGCGGCTCACGGTCGCCGGACGCACCGACGCGGGCGTGCACGCCCTCGGCCAGGTCGCCCACCTCGACGTGCCGGAGGCGGTGCTCGCCGCGGTCGCGCGACCGCGACGAGGCCACGACGGGGACGCCACGCCCGAGCAGACCCTGGCCCGACGCCTCACCGGCATCCTGGGTGCCGACGCCGACGTCGTGGTCACGCACGCCGAGCGCGCTCCGGCCGGGTTCGACGCGCGCTTCTCCGCGATCTGGCGGCGCTACGAGTACCGCGTCGCCGACGCAGCCTCCCAGCGGGATCCCCTCGAACGGCGACGCACCGCCGGCCGTCCGAAGCGCCTCGACGAGCGGGCGATGGATGCCGCGGCCGGCTCGCTCGTGGGCCTGCACGACTTCGCGGCGTTCTGCCGCCCGCGCGAGGGCGCGACGACCATCCGCACCCTGCAGTCCTACCGGTGGAGCCGTGCGTCCGACGGCGTGCTCGTGGCCACGCTGCAGGCCGACGCCTTCTGCCACTCGATGGTTCGCGCGCTCGTCGGCGCGTGCGTCGCCGTGGGGGAGGGGCGGCTCGACGAGGCACAACCCGAGGCGCTGCTGCACGCGGCCGAGCGCACGAGCGCGTTCACGGTCATGCCGGCCAAGGGCCTGGTGCTGACCGAGGTCGGCTATCCCGACGACGCGGAGCTCGAAGCGCGGGCCGCGCAGACGCGGCGACGTCGCGAATTGCATACCGAGGGCATCGTCGGCTAA
- a CDS encoding mannitol-1-phosphate 5-dehydrogenase, with amino-acid sequence MKAVHFGAGNIGRGFVGLLLHDAGYEVVFADVNAELIDALAASDHYTVHEVGAGARDLVVDGYRAINSQTDAAALLDELTSADLATTAVGPSILRFIAPHLVMALRARSADAAPLAIMACENAINATDLLRDEIASLSSPEEWPSLSAKAVFANTAVDRIVPGQAPDAGLDVTVETFFEWAIERPPFGDQAPEIPGAHFVDDLAPYIERKLFTVNTGHAATAYFGFLAGHARISDALADPDVAAAVERVLGETSALIMAKHDFSDEEQAAYRATILERFRNPELPDTVERVGRQPLRKLGRHERFVGPAAELAALGRPVDGLLAAVGAALRFDVPTDPESVELRELLGRTEPVAFVHEVTGIGSGHPLEAGLVEVVAGVQRTG; translated from the coding sequence GTGAAGGCCGTGCACTTCGGCGCCGGCAACATCGGCCGCGGGTTCGTCGGCCTCCTGCTCCACGACGCCGGCTACGAGGTCGTGTTCGCCGACGTGAACGCCGAGCTCATCGACGCACTCGCGGCATCCGATCACTACACGGTGCACGAGGTGGGCGCCGGGGCTCGCGACCTCGTCGTCGACGGCTATCGCGCGATCAACAGCCAGACGGATGCCGCGGCGCTCCTCGACGAGCTCACGTCGGCCGACCTGGCGACGACCGCCGTCGGGCCGAGCATCCTCCGGTTCATCGCCCCGCACCTCGTCATGGCGCTGCGCGCCCGATCGGCGGATGCCGCGCCGCTGGCGATCATGGCGTGCGAGAACGCGATCAACGCCACCGATCTCCTCCGCGACGAGATCGCGTCGCTGTCGAGCCCCGAGGAGTGGCCGTCGCTCAGCGCCAAGGCCGTGTTCGCGAACACCGCGGTGGATCGGATCGTGCCGGGCCAGGCGCCCGACGCCGGCCTCGACGTCACCGTCGAGACCTTCTTCGAGTGGGCGATCGAGCGCCCGCCGTTCGGCGACCAGGCGCCCGAGATCCCCGGGGCGCACTTCGTCGACGACCTCGCGCCCTACATCGAGCGCAAGCTCTTCACCGTGAACACCGGCCACGCGGCGACGGCGTACTTCGGCTTCCTCGCCGGGCACGCCCGGATCAGCGACGCACTCGCCGATCCCGACGTCGCCGCGGCCGTGGAGCGCGTGCTGGGGGAGACCTCGGCCCTCATCATGGCCAAGCACGACTTCTCCGACGAGGAACAGGCGGCGTACCGCGCGACCATCCTCGAGCGCTTCCGCAACCCCGAGCTGCCCGACACCGTGGAGCGCGTCGGACGCCAGCCCCTCCGCAAGCTCGGGCGCCACGAGCGGTTCGTCGGGCCCGCGGCCGAACTCGCCGCGCTGGGCCGACCCGTCGACGGGCTGCTCGCGGCCGTCGGGGCGGCGCTGCGGTTCGACGTGCCGACCGACCCCGAGAGCGTCGAGCTGCGCGAGCTGCTCGGCCGCACCGAGCCGGTCGCCTTCGTGCACGAGGTCACGGGGATCGGGTCGGGGCATCCGCTCGAGGCGGGACTCGTCGAGGTCGTCGCGGGCGTGCAGCGGACCGGATGA
- a CDS encoding choice-of-anchor A family protein has translation MPKRVVSRATAIVLACGIAAVALVAGSVTVGQAPAARAAIGECPPDGGMPGIDNLPPEFTDNTIAIFAGGSFTATGGAAEAEGLLVALGDAVFAKDAGGRFNVGSVGVGSGIVPTPGSVMLAVGGGVTIGDGTVLDVGAGLSPDGGSVDVGGTATVTDPLAQIELNGGVFTDGLGADAVAPYAGFGTVISDSAATLAAMAVTGTTAVAAPSVTFTGDGTAAPQVFSITATDLQASPEIRFVGIGLTTPVVINVTGTSAVFSPNFFSNDGSRVDDFANPDFGNVAARTLWNFAGASDVTIGGSSQVLGSILVADPAATVSISASTNGRVYSGGDLVVDGVGNELHNYPWIGTGDFACDEEQAPEDVTGSLTIEKVLDEPGPIPEEERTFGGLVSCTDQSTRAVTAWTAVAGAGPVTIAGLPVGAECAISEDLRFTDPPIPRAAVPPGFIFAVPEWSVNGVPVDAPVTVTIPAPDDPVQLALAVENTVLSRFAVVKAVDGPDGGYIGDRAFPVDYACTLDGAPVEAYSQLGVPLGPGSGTGTLDAVVDAPVTSPYFPITTVCALTEPGGEESGDFSDPSFQWGDVIIDPTPVTVGAGNDPLVAVTVTNAYLRLLGAFTIGKVVANPDGVGFDGPFTGSFTCTSGSATVATGTWSVGSGGTTAPIAVPVGSTCRVAEDVASHPPGGSWSAPVIAPAEFTIDDEATLVAVTVTNTLARDTTGGVPSTGAGSIAATGADPAVPATVAAMLLAGGLAVMGVSARRRRRSGA, from the coding sequence ATGCCGAAGCGCGTCGTCTCGCGAGCCACTGCGATCGTGCTCGCCTGCGGGATCGCCGCCGTCGCGCTCGTGGCCGGTTCCGTCACCGTCGGCCAGGCGCCGGCCGCTCGCGCCGCCATCGGCGAATGCCCGCCCGACGGCGGGATGCCAGGCATCGACAACCTGCCTCCCGAGTTCACCGACAACACCATCGCCATCTTCGCGGGCGGTTCGTTCACGGCGACCGGTGGGGCCGCCGAGGCCGAGGGCCTGCTCGTGGCGTTGGGCGACGCCGTGTTCGCGAAGGATGCCGGTGGCCGGTTCAACGTCGGATCCGTCGGCGTCGGATCGGGCATCGTGCCGACGCCCGGGTCGGTCATGCTGGCCGTGGGCGGCGGGGTCACGATCGGCGACGGCACCGTGCTGGACGTCGGCGCCGGCCTGTCACCCGATGGCGGCTCGGTCGACGTCGGCGGCACCGCGACGGTCACCGACCCCCTCGCCCAGATCGAGCTGAACGGCGGCGTCTTCACCGACGGCCTCGGCGCGGACGCCGTGGCGCCGTACGCGGGGTTCGGCACCGTGATCTCCGATTCGGCAGCGACGCTCGCCGCGATGGCCGTGACCGGCACCACGGCGGTGGCGGCGCCATCCGTGACCTTCACGGGCGACGGCACCGCCGCGCCGCAGGTGTTCTCGATCACGGCGACCGACCTGCAGGCGAGCCCCGAGATCCGCTTCGTCGGCATCGGCCTCACGACCCCCGTCGTGATCAACGTCACCGGGACGTCGGCCGTGTTCTCGCCCAACTTCTTCTCCAACGACGGCAGTCGCGTCGACGACTTCGCGAACCCCGACTTCGGGAACGTGGCCGCCCGCACGCTCTGGAACTTCGCAGGGGCGAGCGACGTGACGATCGGCGGTTCGAGCCAGGTGCTCGGGAGCATCCTCGTGGCCGACCCCGCAGCGACCGTCTCGATCTCGGCCAGCACGAACGGCCGGGTCTACTCGGGCGGCGACCTCGTCGTGGACGGGGTGGGGAACGAACTGCACAACTACCCGTGGATCGGGACCGGCGACTTCGCCTGCGACGAGGAGCAGGCGCCCGAAGACGTGACCGGGTCGCTCACGATCGAGAAGGTCCTCGACGAGCCGGGGCCCATCCCCGAGGAGGAGCGGACCTTCGGCGGACTCGTCTCGTGCACCGACCAGTCCACTCGCGCGGTCACCGCCTGGACGGCCGTGGCGGGTGCCGGCCCCGTGACGATCGCGGGACTGCCGGTCGGCGCCGAGTGTGCGATCTCGGAGGACCTCCGGTTCACGGACCCGCCGATCCCCAGGGCGGCCGTGCCGCCGGGCTTCATCTTCGCGGTGCCCGAATGGAGCGTGAACGGCGTGCCGGTCGATGCGCCGGTGACGGTGACGATCCCCGCGCCAGACGATCCCGTCCAGCTCGCGCTCGCCGTCGAGAACACCGTGCTCAGTCGCTTCGCGGTGGTGAAGGCGGTCGATGGGCCCGATGGAGGCTACATCGGCGATCGGGCCTTCCCGGTCGACTACGCCTGCACCCTCGACGGCGCGCCGGTCGAGGCGTACAGCCAACTCGGCGTGCCGCTCGGCCCCGGAAGCGGCACGGGCACGCTCGACGCCGTGGTCGATGCTCCGGTCACGTCGCCGTACTTCCCGATCACCACCGTGTGCGCGCTCACTGAGCCAGGAGGCGAGGAGTCGGGTGACTTCTCCGACCCGTCCTTCCAGTGGGGCGACGTGATCATCGACCCGACTCCCGTGACGGTCGGAGCGGGGAACGATCCACTGGTCGCGGTGACGGTGACGAACGCCTACCTCCGCCTGCTCGGTGCGTTCACGATCGGGAAGGTCGTCGCGAACCCCGACGGCGTCGGGTTCGACGGTCCGTTCACCGGGTCGTTCACCTGCACCTCGGGGAGCGCGACCGTCGCGACGGGCACGTGGTCGGTGGGTTCCGGCGGGACGACGGCGCCGATCGCCGTGCCGGTCGGCTCGACGTGCCGCGTCGCCGAGGACGTCGCCTCCCACCCGCCCGGCGGCAGCTGGTCGGCCCCGGTGATCGCACCGGCCGAGTTCACGATCGACGACGAGGCGACGCTCGTGGCCGTGACGGTGACGAACACGCTGGCGCGCGACACGACCGGAGGGGTCCCGTCGACCGGTGCGGGGTCGATCGCTGCGACCGGTGCGGACCCCGCCGTTCCGGCCACGGTCGCGGCGATGCTCCTCGCCGGCGGGCTCGCCGTCATGGGCGTTTCGGCGCGTCGCCGCCGACGGAGCGGCGCCTGA
- the rpsI gene encoding 30S ribosomal protein S9, with protein MAKIADQIEAAPESYTTESTPSAAPTTPRPVLNVSGAAVGRRKQAIARVRIAPGAGGITVNGREFADYFPNKLHQQLITDPFTVLELSGSYDVIARITGGGPSGQAGALRLAIARALNEIDRENNRATLKKAGFLTRDARVIERKKAGLKKARKAPQFSKR; from the coding sequence ATGGCGAAGATCGCAGACCAGATCGAAGCGGCTCCCGAGAGCTACACGACCGAGAGCACCCCCTCGGCCGCACCCACCACCCCCCGCCCCGTGCTCAACGTGTCGGGCGCGGCCGTCGGTCGTCGCAAGCAGGCCATCGCCCGCGTGCGCATCGCCCCCGGCGCCGGCGGCATCACGGTCAACGGCCGCGAGTTCGCGGACTACTTCCCGAACAAGCTGCACCAGCAGCTCATCACCGACCCGTTCACCGTGCTCGAGCTCTCCGGCTCGTACGACGTGATCGCCCGCATCACCGGCGGCGGCCCCTCGGGCCAGGCCGGTGCGCTGCGCCTCGCGATCGCCCGTGCGCTCAACGAGATCGACCGCGAGAACAACCGCGCGACCCTGAAGAAGGCCGGCTTCCTCACTCGTGACGCCCGCGTCATCGAGCGCAAGAAGGCCGGTCTCAAGAAGGCCCGCAAGGCGCCTCAGTTCTCGAAGCGCTGA
- the rpmJ gene encoding 50S ribosomal protein L36, translated as MKVNPSVKRICDKCKVIRRHGNVMVICENPRHKQRQG; from the coding sequence ATGAAGGTCAACCCCTCCGTCAAGCGCATCTGCGACAAGTGCAAGGTCATCCGTCGCCACGGCAACGTCATGGTGATCTGCGAGAACCCGCGCCACAAGCAGCGCCAGGGCTAG
- the rpsK gene encoding 30S ribosomal protein S11, whose amino-acid sequence MAAPKAATRKPRKKEKKNVAVGQAHIKSTFNNTIVSITDTNGAVISWASSGGVGFKGSRKSTPFAAQLAAESAARQAQEHGMKKVDVFVKGPGSGRETAIRSLQAAGLEVGSINDVTPQAHNGCRPPKRRRV is encoded by the coding sequence ATGGCAGCACCCAAGGCGGCTACTCGCAAGCCGCGCAAGAAGGAAAAGAAGAACGTCGCCGTGGGCCAGGCCCACATCAAGTCGACCTTCAACAACACCATCGTCTCGATCACCGACACCAACGGTGCCGTGATCAGCTGGGCCTCCTCCGGCGGCGTGGGCTTCAAGGGCTCGCGCAAGTCGACCCCGTTCGCCGCGCAGCTGGCAGCCGAGTCGGCCGCCCGCCAGGCGCAGGAGCACGGCATGAAGAAGGTCGACGTCTTCGTCAAGGGCCCCGGCTCGGGCCGTGAGACCGCAATCCGCTCGCTCCAGGCCGCGGGCCTCGAGGTCGGCAGCATCAACGACGTGACGCCCCAGGCGCACAACGGATGCCGCCCGCCCAAGCGCCGCCGCGTCTGA
- the rplQ gene encoding 50S ribosomal protein L17, translating to MPKPTKGPRLGGGPAHERLLLANLAAALFTHKRITTTETKAKRLRPLAERLVTFAKRGDLHARRRVLGVIGDKAVVHELFAIIAPQVADRQGGYTRITKIGNRKGDNAPMAVIELVLEPVSPKQRAAKPAAAPAADEAPAAEPEVESTDEVVTEAEAAVDEAAGAEASEESTEEPAEVK from the coding sequence ATGCCGAAGCCCACCAAGGGCCCCCGCCTCGGAGGCGGACCCGCGCACGAGCGGCTCCTGCTCGCGAACCTCGCCGCAGCGCTCTTCACGCACAAGCGCATCACCACCACCGAGACGAAGGCCAAGCGCCTGCGTCCCCTCGCCGAGCGTCTCGTGACGTTCGCGAAGCGCGGTGACCTGCACGCCCGCCGTCGCGTCCTCGGCGTGATCGGCGACAAGGCCGTCGTCCACGAGCTGTTCGCGATCATCGCGCCGCAGGTCGCCGACCGCCAGGGCGGCTACACCCGCATCACGAAGATCGGCAACCGCAAGGGCGACAACGCGCCCATGGCGGTCATCGAGCTCGTGCTCGAGCCCGTGAGCCCGAAGCAGCGCGCCGCCAAGCCGGCCGCCGCCCCGGCCGCCGACGAGGCTCCCGCCGCAGAGCCCGAGGTCGAGTCGACCGACGAGGTCGTGACCGAGGCCGAGGCCGCCGTCGACGAGGCCGCCGGCGCCGAGGCCTCCGAGGAGTCGACCGAGGAGCCCGCCGAGGTCAAGTAG
- the coaA gene encoding type I pantothenate kinase, with protein MLDPQSPSSHVAQISPFIELGRADWAALAPSIPSPLRETEIVQLRGLGEPLDLREVAEVYLPLSRLLNLYVGGTKSLHDVTSEFLRERVEATPFVIGVAGSVAVGKSTIARLLRELLARWEHTPRVELVTTDGFLFPNAELERRGLMARKGFPESYDRRALLRFVSEVKAGAAEVRAPFYSHLAYDIVPDAQVTVRRPDVLIIEGLNVLQPPGPEHRLAVSDLFDFSIYVDARTSDIARWYEERFLKLQRGAFSNPRSYFHRYASLTEAEARQRAAEIWRSINEPNLLQNIRPTRSRASLVLRKSADHTVSSVLLRKL; from the coding sequence GTGCTGGATCCGCAGAGCCCGTCGTCGCACGTCGCGCAGATCTCGCCCTTCATCGAACTCGGCCGGGCGGACTGGGCCGCGCTCGCCCCCTCGATCCCCTCGCCGCTGCGCGAGACCGAGATCGTCCAGCTGCGCGGACTCGGCGAGCCGCTGGACCTCCGCGAGGTCGCCGAGGTCTACCTGCCGCTGAGCCGCCTGCTCAACCTGTACGTCGGCGGTACGAAGTCGCTCCACGACGTGACGAGCGAGTTCCTTCGCGAACGCGTCGAGGCGACGCCCTTCGTGATCGGCGTGGCGGGGTCCGTCGCGGTGGGCAAGTCGACGATCGCGCGGCTCCTTCGCGAACTGCTCGCCCGTTGGGAGCACACGCCGCGCGTCGAGCTCGTGACCACCGACGGCTTCCTGTTCCCCAACGCCGAGCTCGAGCGTCGCGGCCTCATGGCACGCAAGGGCTTCCCCGAGTCGTACGACCGACGGGCGCTCCTGCGGTTCGTCAGCGAGGTCAAGGCCGGCGCAGCGGAGGTGCGAGCGCCGTTCTACTCCCACCTCGCCTACGACATCGTCCCCGACGCGCAGGTCACCGTGCGCCGTCCCGACGTGCTCATCATCGAGGGCCTCAACGTGCTGCAGCCGCCCGGGCCGGAGCACCGCCTCGCCGTCAGCGACCTCTTCGACTTCAGCATCTACGTCGACGCGCGCACGAGCGACATCGCGCGCTGGTACGAGGAGCGCTTCCTCAAGCTGCAGCGCGGCGCGTTCTCGAACCCGCGCTCCTACTTCCACCGGTACGCGAGCCTGACCGAGGCCGAGGCGCGCCAGCGGGCGGCCGAGATCTGGCGATCGATCAACGAACCGAACCTGCTGCAGAACATCCGGCCGACCCGCTCGCGGGCGTCGCTCGTGCTCCGCAAGAGCGCCGACCACACCGTGTCGAGCGTGCTGCTCCGCAAGCTCTGA